catctgggctctcgattctgttccattggtcaatatgtctggtgatgtaccagtaccaggctgttttgactactgtagctgtatagtaggttctgaggttaggtagTGCAAGGCctgctactttgttcttcttcaatagtgcctcttttctttccatataaagttaacgattagtttttccatctcattaaagaatgcttttggtatttggattgaatttgcattgtatttgcagagtgctttgggtagaattgatgttttcacaatgttaagtctacctagtCATGAGTGTGGTGtgtatttccatttatgtagatctcttttggtctcttgcagtagtgttttgttgttttcttagaTACAAAATATATGGTACTAAGACTTGCAAAGTATGTTTTAGAGAGGAACTATTGTTTGttgaagaagccctagtggctgGTAATTGAAatattggcggttcaaacccaccagccactcagcgagaaaaagatgtggcagtgtgctttcataaagattgtagcctggcgatctatttcttaaaaaaaattggccaatgaaaaccttatgaatagcagtggaacattgtctgatatagtcaaggaagacaagcccctcaggttggaaggcactcgacatacaactggggaagagctgcctcctcaaagtagagtcgaccttaatgatgtggatggagtcaaactttctgggccttcatttgctgatgtggtacggctcaaaatgagaagagacagctacAAACATACATTAATGGAATATGGAAAAtcggaaatcaccaaaaatgaaatgcacaaacatcagtatcctaggcattagtgagctgaaatggactggcattggtcatttcaaatcagacaatcatatggtctactgtgccagaaatgacaaattgaagaggaatggcattgtattcatcatcaaaaagaacatttcaggacctatcctgaagtacaatgctgtcagcgataggataatatccatacgcctacaaggaaaaccagttaatatgactgttattcaaatttacgcatcaaccacCAATGCCGCAGATGGATAAATTGAAgtcttttaccaacttctatagtgtgaaattgatcaaacatgcaatcaggatgccctgacaattactggtgatgggaattcAGAAGTcagcaacaaagaagaaggatcagaggTCTCACCTTGCATTTGGCAAACGAATACaccactggaagcactcacttgtctatgccaagaaatttggaagacagctacctggcccaccgactggaagagatccatatttgtgcccattccaaaaaaaggtgattcagcagaatgtagaaattgtccaacaatatcattaatatcacatgcaagtaaaattttgcagaagatcattcaaaagtggttgcagcagtacatcaacagggaactgccagaaattcaagtcagtttcagaagaggatgtagaacaagggatatcattgctgatgtcagttgaatcctggctgaaactataaaataccagaaagatgtttacctgtgtttaatttaCCATGCAGAGgccatttgactgtgcggatcatagcaaattatagataacatggtGCAGAATGAgaattcccaaacacttaattgtccttgtagggagcctgtacatagacgaagaggcagtctttcgaacagatcacggggatactgtgtggtttaaaatcaggaaaggtgtgcatcagatttgtgtcctttcaccatacttattcattgcGTATGCCGAGCAAGTggaagaagctggactagatgaagaagaaagatcacggtatcaggattggagttaggctcattaacaatctgtgatgtgcagatgacacaactttgcctgctgaaagcgaagaggacttgaaggacttattggtaaagaccacagccttcagtatggattacggaacataaagaagacaaaaattctcacaactggaccaatgagccacatcatgataaacagagaaaagattgaggttgtcaaggatttcattttacttggaaccacaatcaacacccaaggaagcagcagtcaagaaataaaacaacacatgacattgagcaaatctgctgcaaaagacctctttaaagtgtcgaaaagcaaagatgtcattttgagaactGAAGTGTCTCTGACCCAAGCCAAGCATGGTATTTTcggttgcctcatatgtgtgcaaaagctggacagtgaataaggaagaccgaagaggaagtaacgcatttgaattatagtgttggcgaagaatatcgaatgtatgatggactgccagaagaacgaacagctctgtcttggaagaaatacagccagagtgctccttacaagtaagggtggcgagactgcatctcatgtactttggatatgttatcagggaccagttcctggagaaggatctcgcctggtgaagtagagggccagtgaaaaagaagaccatcagcgaggtgcattgacacactggctgcaacaatgggctcaaaaatagcagcAATTGGCACAGGATGGCCCAgtactgggcggtgtttcattctgttgtacatagggtccctgtgagtcggaatagacttgacagcacctaacaacagcgtagaagccctggtggcgtagtggtggttaagagctacagctgctaaccaaaaggtcggcagttcaaattcagcaggtgctccttaagaaaccatatggggcagttcagctctgtcctttagggttgcaatgagtcagaatcaactcgatggcaacaggttcggttttttttgttgttgttgtttaacaacagcatagggttgatatgagttggaattgattcagcagcacacaacaacaacactatttgTTGAATAGTTTCTCAGAGCAGTAGGCCTTATTTCTGTAGAAAAATGTGAGCCTAGCTCTAAAATCCTCTAACAATTCCTTTCTCAAACGTGTAGGAGACTGGAGTCGGGAAAACAGTAAACAGCTTGCGAAAACACGAGCACGTAGGAAGCTTTGCCAGAGATTTAGTGGCCCAGTGGAAGAAGTTGGTGCCTGTGGAAAGGTAAGAATGTTTCTCTTTTGGCTTGCTCAACTTCATGGTTAAATCTGGTACTTGGAAATGTTTATCTTCAGAGatggtttttttaattaattccttTCTGCCTtatttaaaatatctattttgcctccgttataaaaataatttctgtcATTTGTATAACATCAGAAGatatagaaaaatagaaataagaacAAAAGCTTCTTGTAATTTTACCATCCAAAGATAAgcattattaacattttggtgtatttcTTTCTAACCTCCTTTTAGACGCATCTTTATGTAGTTGTGGACAAACTGTATAAATTTGAAACCTCCCATTTTATGAAACAGGTTAAACATGTCCCCAtgttggaaaaaaataagcatttttaTGTCCACAAGatatttgatctttttttgtaTCCCGTAGTTCAACTAGTCATTttccatttattgaatatttcagTTTCACAATTTTAAAACCTACTtgagtatttttttgttgttgaaaatagacacagggaaacatacagcaattcagcaGTTTACCTGTATAGTTCAgtgactttgtctatattctttaAGTAGTGCAGCATTCTTGCTCTgcatttccaaattgttcctcccctacCAATATAAACTCTCTGTCCTCCAAGCTTCCTTGCTAACCTTAtgagtttgatcccatatagatagttctttatggaagcctggtggtgcagtggttaagagctcacctgctaaccaaaaagtcagcagttccaatctaccacctgctccttggaaaccctgtggggcagttctgccccctcctatagggtcgctatgggtcggaattgactgacgtttttcaaaagagcacaatgctcaaggcagacattctttactaattacgACTTGAGTATTTTTGAGCATAACCATTTATGTCTTTCCTGAGGTGTTGTTTCTAACTCTGCATTTTCGTCACCTCTTTTGTGAGTTTAGGTTCTGTGATCCTGTCCTCTGAATAAGGATTCCACTGAGACTCGTTTGCTtcatctgctttttcttttattttaggaACACCGAGACCGATGAACAGGACTTTGAGAAGAGTAATTCCCGAAAGCGCCCTAGGGATGCTCTTcagaaggaggaggagatggaagtGGACTACCAAGGAAACTGGAAAGCCTCTGGTAGCCGATCCTACAGCCCTGACTACAGacagaaaaaacacagaaaactcCCAGAGCTTGAGAGACCTCACAAAGTCTCTCACAGTCATGAGAGGCAAGATGAGAGAAAGAGGTGCCACAGAGTCTCACCAGCTTATTCTTCAGACCACGAATCTTCCGATTATGGCCACGTTCAGTCTCCTCCGTCTTCTACCAGTCCTCATCAGATGTGTGTGGACCACTACAGATCCCCGGAGGAGGACCACGTGCCCATTGTTCCACACCAGAAGCCTGGAAAAGGCCATAGTAATGCCTTTCAGGACAGACTGGGGGTCAGTCAAGAACGGCACCTGGGTGAACCCCAGAGTAAAGGGGTGGTGAGTCAAAGCAAGGAGCACAAATCTTCCCACAAGGAGAAACGCCTGTTGGATGCCAAGGGTGATGACAAGTCCTCTGCTCTGAGCAGAGAGAAATCACACAAGGCCATTTCCAAAGAGGAAAACCGAAGGCCGTTCTCAGGCGATAGCACAAAGGAGAAACCACCCTCTAGTGGTgccaagaaagagaaggaaagagagggcAGCAACATCAAGAAAAAGTTGTTACCCCCCTTGGAGGTTGCTTCAGACAACCACCTTAAAAAGCCAAAGcacaaagactcagagaaaaccAAATCAGATAAAAATAAGCAAAGTTTAGACAGCTTAGACACAGGAAGGGGGGCAGGAGACCCAGTGCCCAAGGCAAAAGAGAAGGCTTCCAATAATCTAAAGACTCAAGAAGGGAAACTAAAAACTTCCTATCTGGATAGAAAGTCAGTGGGCTCCTTCCCTAAAGCTGAGGAGGCAGATATGGATGACGAATTTGAGCAGCCCACCATGTCTTTTGAGTCATACCTCAGCTATGACCAGCCccggaagaaaaagaaaaagattgtgAAAACTTCAGCCACTGCACTTGGAGAAAAAGGACTTAAAAAAAGTGATTCTAAAAGCACTAGTAAAAACTTGGACTCGGCTCAGAAACTACCTAAGGTGAATGAAAACAAATCAGAGAAGTTGCAGCCGTCTGGAGCCGAGTCAGCCAAGCTGAAAAAGGTAACTCCGTGAGCCCCTTGGTGGCCTCGTATTCAGAGCATCTGGCCCTCCAGAGCTCACAGGATCCGCCTGCTGCTGTTTTGTTGACTTGGCTTTACATGTCCTGTTGAATTTCAGTTTGCGGTAATTTTTTCTGGGCCTCACTAGCTGCCAGGGTAGGTTGTACCCAAGTTATATATTTTCTGAGGTGTCCCATTGTGATGGGCCCATGTGTACTGACTTCCTGACTTAGATGTTGTCACCCATGACCACTCCCCGCCACTGGTCTGAATCTGATGGCAGTGTGCCCAGTTAGTCCTGTTAGGAGTGGGCTGTAGGGAAGAGCTGTTTTCGTAGAAGGGGCTCTCCATTCACTGTCTCTCTTCTCTCCAGGTCCCCACCGATGTACTGCCAGTGTTGCCAGACCTCCCGTTACCCATGATACAGGCCAATTACCGCCCACTTCCTTCCTTTGAATTGATATCCTTGCAACCAAAGCGAAAAGGTAATTTTCTGggtctttttttaaatcagataaagattttaaatattcacgtacaatagcaaaaagatggaaacacccttgatagatgcccattaacagatgaatggataaacaaactggtacatacacacaatggaatactacacaactgtaaatgatgaatctgcgaagcatctcacaacatggatgaatctggagggcattatgctgagtgaaatgagccaatcacaaaaggacaaataatgtgtgaggccactactataaaaattcatgaaaaggtttacatacaaaaagaaatgatctttgatggttataagggaggggaagggtaggaagggaaaaacactaaatggacaataggtaagtggtaactttggtgaagggtaagacagtacacaatactggggaagacatccaaactccccaaggAACCGAgttgttgggctgagggctctagggaccatggtcttgggggacatctagctcaattggcttaacatagtttataaagaaaatgttctatattctactttggtgagtagcatctggggccttaaaagcctgtaagcggccatctaggatactccaccggtctcaccccttcaggggaaagtgacaatgaagaaaactaaagatacaagggaaagattagtccaaagggactaaggaccacaactaccagggtgtccaccagactgagtccggtacaactagatggtacccagctaccaccactgactgctctgacagggatcacaatagagagttccagacagagctggagaagaatgtggaacaaaattctaactcacaaaaaaagaccagacttactggcctgacagagactggagaaaccccaagagtatgaccctcggacacccttttagctcagtactgaagtcactcctaaggttcacccttcagccaaagattagacaggcccataaaacaaaacaagaccaaaggggcacaccagcccaggggcaaggactagaaggcaggaggggacaggaaggctggtaatggggaacccagggttgagaagggagagtgttgacatgttgtggggttgttaaccagtgtcagaaaacaatgtgtgtactgtttaatgagaagctagattGTTCTatagaccttcatctaaagtacaattaaaaagaaaacaaccaaaaaaaattcCCATACAGTCTATCACCAAAACATAGTCATCATAACATCAGGTTTTGGTGCATTTCCTAAGAGCACAAGTTCTGGAGTTTGAAGGCTTGGGCTCGATGCCCAGCTAAGGCACCTGTAAGTTATATGAGCCTGGGTAATTTCTTAATTTGTTTGGGCCTTAGTTTTgtattctgtaaaatgggagtaacaaTGATTTCTGTCTCATAGAGTTGTTAAGTGGATTAAAAGTGATAATGCCAGTAAAACCCTTAGTTTTGGGTTTttcacatagtaagtgttcagtaaatctTAGCTGCTGCTGTTATTATTAGTCCTCTATTCTATATATACTACATGTACTTTTTATCTTAGAAAAAAATTGTCTAGTTTTAATAGCAAAAGAATTAGAAGCCACCCACCTAGGAGCCAGAGACTAGCAGTTAAATAAACCATGGTTCATCCATGCAGTGGTGCCCTGTGCGGCTGTAAAAACATGGAACGTCTCTATACACTGACTTAGAATCATCTCTACAGTAATGGAAGTGAAGAAAGCAATGTGTGCAGTATATGTTATTTTTGCATAGACTCCAGATACTCAGGAAAACGGTAGCATTGATTGCCTTTGCAAAGGAGACCTGGGAGGCTAAGGAGTGAGGTGGGAAGGAGAATCCCCTGTAAAGCTTAGCACCTTTCGTGacttccttttctgttctctggCTCTGTAGCACTCTCTTCGCCCCAGGAAGAGGAAGAAGCTGGATTTACTGGACGCAGAATGAATTCTAAGATGCAGGTGTACTCTGGTTCCAAGTGTGCCTATCTCCCCAAAATGATGACCTTGCACCAGCAGTGCATCCGAGTCCTGAAAAACAACATCGACTGTAAGTCACACACTTCCCTCAAGCACACTGTCACACTGAAGACTTATCACTGTGTGTTGGCCACTCCTCAAGACTTTCACCTTTGATTCTCTGCAGCAATCTTTGAAGTGGGAGGAGTCCCATATTCTCTTCTTGAACCCGTTTTAGAGAGGTGTACGCCTGATCAGCTGTATCGCATTGAGGAGTACAATCACGTGAGTATCCTGTTTTAGATGAGGACAGTTTTCTGGCCTCTGTCTCCAGAAATAGCCTTGTTTCTGTGTATCTGCCAAAGCTGAAGGGCAGGCCAGTGGTCAGATCACCTTTCTGGGCATTTTCAGTCTGCATCTGTGCCTTTAAACAAACAAATTGTTAGCACCTGCTCCTGGCATCTTAAGTGGACCTCTTGGGCTCGAATCAAGGTGGGATTCAAAGGGAGCAAAAAACACATCAGTGCCTCCCCTGAGCTTGCCTAGTCACAAAGGTCGAGGGAGAATCCTGGCAGCAGTAAACCTGGGACCCAGGGCAGGGACAGCGCTTTGTGTTGACACTCAGGTGTCTGGTGTATATGAAAGAGCACAGATTGGCTGGCTGTCTCCTGAGACATCTAGATCTCTCCAAAACTCCTTGTAACAATGTTGGAATATACTCATTTGATTGCATTAAATTCAGAGAAACCTCTCCTTAGGAGGCCCCCTCTCCACTATAGTTCAGTGTCTCACTGGAGCAATGCCTAGATTTGACTTCATCCCATCTCTACCCTTTACTGATTTCCCAAAAGCACAAAGACTGTTTCTTAACCAGCTTTTGCTTTGCCTCTTCTCCCAGCCCCACTCCCCAATAGCAACTAGCATAGTGCCttacataattttttaatttagtgatttgattttttttccctagaaacTGTGATGTTTAAATATTATACTGCTATGAGGACCAGAAAATTATTAGAAAACTAGTCACCCCTAGGtgattaaagaacagaaaagagaCATGTAAGAGTGCTTGTAAGTGAGTGTATATAAATGATGTCCTGGTTCTGGTTTCAGGTATTAATTGAAGAAACAGATCAATTATGGAAAATTCACTGTCACCGAGACTttaaggaagaaaggccagaaGAGTATGAGTCGTGGCGGGAGATGTACCTGCGGCTTCAGGATGCCCGAGAGCAGCGGTTACGGCTACTGACAAAGAATATCCGGTCCGCGCATGCCAATAAGCCCAAAGGTAAAGGGAAGTGGGCGGAGTGGGGGAAGAACAGCAGGATGGGGCCTGGCGGACAGCGGGCCTATGCTTTGGTCGTCAGCAGGGTCTTGCTGGCCCGGCTGATACAGGACCTCTGGCACCTACATTTCTTTTGCATTTGCAGAGGGTGGGCAGAGGTGGGCGTGCTTCTGTGCCATTCTGTAGTAGGGATTTCAGAATTGATAATCCCTTAGAGTACTTGGAAAGCCTTTATCTCTTCATAGCATGGATGGTTTAAATAATAGTAGCATCTCTGCACGAGAAAGCAGGCGTTAATCTCTGTATCTTTCCACAGGCCGACAAGCAAAGATGGCCTTTGTCAACTCTGTGGCCAAGCCGCCTCGTGACGTCCGAAGGAGGCAAGAGAAGTTTGGAACAGGAGGAGCAGCTGTCCCTGAGAGAATCAAGTAAGACTTCTGCCCCTGTGTGGTTTCTGCATGGTCAGGGAAGGGAGCCCCCAAGCTTGTCATCAACCCCAAAAGGCAGCCGTAGGAATGGGAAGAGACTCCTTTTTGGAGGGGAAATCAAGGCAGTGCAGGGTGTGGGGTCTGGAGACAGATCTTGGCCTGCTCAGCACtttacctccctgagcctcagcgcCCTGGCCTGCAGAGTGGGGTCTGTAAGTATTCCTGACCCTCCAGTGGTCAAGAGTGAAGGAGGAACAGAGCCTGTCTCATGGCCGGAGCTTGGCAAACACTATTTCCCTTTCACCATTTAAACAAGAAAACATAAGCATTTTCAAAATACAGATTTATACCTAAATAGTGAAATATTATATAATAGCTGAGATTGTCATTCATTCTGAAAGGCTGATGCAGTGATCTCTGAGCCAGAATCCAGGGTCCACTGGTCGAATAGTGGCCACAAAACAGTCCTCAGACAGGCCAGCTTCAGGCTGTTCGTGCTGAGGGTGGATTCACTCATGCTGATGACTGACCAGCTGTGTTCATGTTACAGGATCAAGTCAGACCTGTACACCACAGGAAGCAGCCACGCTTCTTCCAGCAGTTGCAGCAGCTTTAACCCTTCCACCGAGGAGCCGGCCTACGACGGCCCGAGCACCAGCAGTGCCCACTTGGCGCCGGTGGTGAGCAGCTCTGTCTCCTATGATCCTAGGAAACCAGCTGTGAAGAGTAAGTAACTTGGGGTTCCTGCCCAGATATTTCAAAATGAGTATTTGAACCCCTTCACTGTCATTGCCACTATTACACTGGGTGTAATGGATGTAGCATGTGGATGGTGCCTTGTACATAGCAGGTCTCAACGTTAGTGCCTCCTCACCTACTTTCCTGCTTGTCCGTGGTACACGTGTGCCTTTGAAATAGTGAATGTTCGTTCCGGCACTCTGCTGCTTTCACCTGAATGAAACCCTTTTCTCCAGACGGAAACACTGGGTTTACAATTACTTTTTAGCAGCTAAATGACAGTCTATCTGATTGAGGTTTTATAACCTTATAGCCCCAGCTTCCaagtctttattttttatctaGCTGGGTCTATATTTTGTTAATGTTATTACATTAGACAATCCCCAGTATCCTAAGGGGGGGTCCTAACTTAAGACTTAATCTGTATTCGTTGGTGGGCCCATGGTGGGTGGAGGGGTGAGGGTCCTGCCTTAAGCTTTTGCTGTGCTCAGTTTAACCCGTTGAGAAGGTGGGCTAGTCCTCCTTCAGCTGGATTTGCATTTAAGCTCACTTTAGACCTGTGGCTGCTCTGGGCAGACAGGGGTATTGTTTACTGGCTTGGATATGGCTGAATATGTTAGACCTCTCCGAGCCTTGGTGCACATCGTTAGAACGGCTTGGTAGGTGTTCGGTTGTTAGCTGTGTGCCACTGCTCTGACTGTTGCCCTTTATGTATCCTTGCTGTTGGCAGAGTTAACAACTTGTATCCATCTGTCTGGTGTGCCCAGCCTAGAGTGGCAAGCCTCGGCTTTGATAGTGTGAAGTGTGGCCTGTGTCTATGGTGTCAAAGGATCTGAAACAACTGCCTCATTTCTCTTTTTACAGAAATTGCCCCGATGATGGCCAAGACAATTAAAGCTTTCAAGAACAGATTCTCCCGACGATAGACCCAGGACTTGCCTGGGAGGTGgaatttggggtgggggtggggggaaataGAAGGGCAGTGGGGGTTGGGGAATGGAACGTCCCAAGGAGACCagagtcttttgttctgtggaaGCTTTTGGTCTCGGATCCTGCAGTTTTCAGGTGCTGCCCCCGTGAACCTGCGTGCCACACCACTGCCTCCCTGCCTGGAGAGCCCTTCAGAATTCTGAAGATGTGAAGCCTCAGTCTTACTGAGGATTTTAAGGTCAATTATACTTTTGTTGTTAACTAGCTTCTTTGTAAAGTATAAGACATagttttaattaataaatattgtCCCCAGATTGTATTTATATTAcccccagtattttttttttttttttggggtccTCTACCAAACAGCCTTTTACTCTCAGAGTCCTTTATTAATTTAGGACAGAAGCCTGGTGAAAGCCATTCCCGTCTCAGTTGAGCTCTCCCGAGTGAACTCGAGTCCAGAGGGAAAGCTGGGCATCCCCCAGAGCCTGTGTGGTGCCTGCTGCACTCGGGCGAGTACTGGGGCCAGGGCCGCCCTGGAGGGGGCAGGGTGTGTGGGACCCTTCGCCTCAGAGGCCCTTCTCAGTGTTGCTTGGAGCCCCTATGCAGGTGCATCTCTTACTCATCAACTAGTATTTATGAGCGAGGTTATTTGTCAAGGTCGAGAGATTTTTCTGCCATCCTTTTTGCCAgttgccttttttgtttgtttgtttttttgaggctTCACTGGAGGACATAGAACCTGTGGGAGACTGGTTTGCACAGAGCCCCAACATTTTATAATTTCCAGTTTTTGCCTCAAAATTGTAGGGTTTTGTTCCCCTTCCCTATTGTTCCTTCTCCCCACTAgtgtggggaaaaaaacagagaccCATGGCAGGGCTTCCTGTAACCCCAAGTGAGACTGTAGACTTGTAGAAGCACTTTAATCTCTCGTTCCCTGTGAATTAACTGCTACCAGAAGTGAATGGTTTTAGAAGTTGCGATGCTACGTTGGAAATTGGTTTTGtttcaccttttttaaaaaagataagatcatgtgattggAGGAGCACAGCCATATGCTATGTTTTTTAAGACAGCTGAAGCTCTCTCTGCCCTTTGAGCAGAATTTGGAAGGAAGAGCCACGCAGAGAAAGTGTCTGAGCTGCAGCATCAGGATGGGCGGAAACCGCAAGGGCATCACGTTAGGGAAGGGAGAATCTTGCTTTCTGAGTGAGCTGGGAGTGAGATCAGGATGAGGAGGACAGTGCCGGGGCCCTCCTGGGCTGTTGAAGAACACGGAGTTAGTCAGAGTCCACTTGGTTGTGACCTAGGTtggaataaatgctataatttgaGATGCCCGTTCTTAGGAGACCTCAGAGGCAGACTGAGGGGTGGTTAGTGTGGCAGTGTGAAGAGCTTTGCAGTCAGTCCCTTTGGTTAGCTTTCTCCAAGCCCAAATTATGGGCCCCTTGTTTTTAAATATCCCGGAGACCTCAGATAGGCTAACCTTGAAGATTCCAGAGCAATGCAGGGCATCTCCTCTGCAGCATGTTTCCGAAGGGCGCCAAAGCTCTGCGTCACAGTGCACAGCGCCAACGGGACACAGATTGctgtgttttaatttgcatcctG
This DNA window, taken from Elephas maximus indicus isolate mEleMax1 chromosome 3, mEleMax1 primary haplotype, whole genome shotgun sequence, encodes the following:
- the ELOA gene encoding elongin-A, coding for MHGGRSRGPRTRRGPSSGEEAAPVTAMAAESALQVVEKLQARLAANPDPKKLLKYLKKLSMLPITVDILAETGVGKTVNSLRKHEHVGSFARDLVAQWKKLVPVERNTETDEQDFEKSNSRKRPRDALQKEEEMEVDYQGNWKASGSRSYSPDYRQKKHRKLPELERPHKVSHSHERQDERKRCHRVSPAYSSDHESSDYGHVQSPPSSTSPHQMCVDHYRSPEEDHVPIVPHQKPGKGHSNAFQDRLGVSQERHLGEPQSKGVVSQSKEHKSSHKEKRLLDAKGDDKSSALSREKSHKAISKEENRRPFSGDSTKEKPPSSGAKKEKEREGSNIKKKLLPPLEVASDNHLKKPKHKDSEKTKSDKNKQSLDSLDTGRGAGDPVPKAKEKASNNLKTQEGKLKTSYLDRKSVGSFPKAEEADMDDEFEQPTMSFESYLSYDQPRKKKKKIVKTSATALGEKGLKKSDSKSTSKNLDSAQKLPKVNENKSEKLQPSGAESAKLKKVPTDVLPVLPDLPLPMIQANYRPLPSFELISLQPKRKALSSPQEEEEAGFTGRRMNSKMQVYSGSKCAYLPKMMTLHQQCIRVLKNNIDSIFEVGGVPYSLLEPVLERCTPDQLYRIEEYNHVLIEETDQLWKIHCHRDFKEERPEEYESWREMYLRLQDAREQRLRLLTKNIRSAHANKPKGRQAKMAFVNSVAKPPRDVRRRQEKFGTGGAAVPERIKIKSDLYTTGSSHASSSSCSSFNPSTEEPAYDGPSTSSAHLAPVVSSSVSYDPRKPAVKKIAPMMAKTIKAFKNRFSRR